GCAATTTTGATCCTGTTGTTCTTACACACCACGACATACTGCAGGTATTTTAGTGATTATTAAAGTAAGAATGTAAAGAAACACATTGAAACACTGTGCTAAAAAGTgctgcataaataaatatatcatCACTTACACACATCTGATAACAAAATATGCACGAAATTGAAAGgtacatgcaaacacaacactTACCAGATGAAGTAGGTAATCACAAGAAACTGAGCGGACCTATAAATGACTCCAAGAGTTCTGTTTTGAACCACCACCACCTTAGCAGTCTCATAGTTCCAGAAACCATGATAATAGTCCTTCACAAAGTCCAGTAGTCCCATGCTGATGCTTCGAAATTCTTCACCCATGTCCTAAAACGTCTTTGTGAAATTTGTGTTTCCGCTACGATTCTAACTTTGTCTGTACATTTATCTTTCCCTCATTATTTCTCTTTCTCGCTCTTCTCCTGGTCAGCTCCAGTCTGTATTTCTCTCCAGCATCCTTGGCACCAGTGAGGGAAGAGCAGGGGGTGGGGTTCAGATGTTAGACATTTTGACTTAATGTCTTAAGTATTCTCATAATTGTACAGTGTAATGATGTTCAAATTTGCTCAGACTACACAATCACTGGCATTTATCATAGgcattcatttatatttattttggaaTGTGTTATAGTatgctgtgttgttttaaaacGGCAGTGTAATTATGAATTGTGAAATTATTTCAGCCGTGTTTTGTTCTTACTGAGCAGCCTGCCATAATTTTGCATGCAAATATAATAAAGTAATAAAGGTGAATGGTGAAATTTGTCTTCTGGTGGTAGTAAGGACTGTAAAAATGATGTGAAGGGCAAAGGGAAACAAAAATACCTTCAACTCACAGTCTCTTAGGAGTACTGATATAATAATATGCATCAGGAGCAGTAAACCTACAACAATGCTCATTTTGAAGAATTGAAATATAAATCCACCTATATTATTTGATACACCACTAGCCATGCTATTCATTGTTCCACAGCGACATCTGGTGGCTACACTGGCCCctaatataaaaacatcaatgttacgccatccatcttctgaacctgcttgtcctgtacagggtcacgGGGTAcagctggagcctatcccatcTACAGGCAAGAGTAGTCACAGTAAATGAGGACTGCCACAAGATGGTGATGTTATCCATGTACAGACACTGTGCTTTTCAATCAGCTCTAACAAATTCAACTCTGAAGGAGCATTTTGGTCAAAGTTGGCactattttttccttttttttttcttgaacatGTCTCAGTTGCAGGTTACACTCTTTGGATCAAAAGGAAAAGAGCACAAAGGACATAAACATACACGTTCTTCAGTCCCACTTTTTGGATTTTAAAATAGTCTCTGTGATATTGCAAATTTGAGCCAGGGAGAACACAGGACAGACAGCCTTCTCTCTGCTACCCAGAGCTTCTGGGTACTCCACACCTCTTGAGGTGGTGGACAGAACAGCTGTTGGGGTCAGGCATTCTTTTAGGTTGAGAGTGGTTCAACAACTTAAAATCACACCACCATCTTTCCTGCTGTGGACTGAAGCAACACCCTTAAGAAAGGCTAATGTGCAGGAGCTTTTTGACAATCTGGCTAAAGTGATGGACAGGTGACAACCTGCTGGTTGGATTAATTTACccaagttttttgtttttttaagaagtAATATTTTCATTATCTGTTTGTCATAGCGTTGTTATCATTTTCATTGACAGAGACATCCAGACTTAAAGGTAGATTCATTTTTTATTCTGCAATTTTTGTCTTACAGTACAGCATAAGTGAAAAGTGCAACTCATCTACAAACAGGCACGGAGAAAATACATTGTGTAAAATCTAAACAGGCACTACTTGCAACAGACAACAGCTTTTATTTAGTCTGCCTGAAAGCAGCACTAacactcagctgcagcagcatgacaAACAGCATTCATATTTGGGTATAAACTGACGAGGTATTCTGGTGTACACGGAAAAGGTTCATGGTTTGGGGGTCCCTGACACTGAATCACCTCCAAGTCATTTTCTGTCAtacactgccacctgctgggtGTTCTTTATAACTGGCACAGAAGATAtattgtgttaaaaataaacacacactaccTGCAACTGACATGCCAGCTACAggttatttttatatatatatatatatatataaaatcctTATACTGCAAAGCAGCAGTGcaaatgaaaaatgattttaaactttTATATTTCTAACATTGAGATTTGCCAGCAAAGTTTAGGGTTAAAATCTTAGTATTGCACATGGCGACATTCATCAAGCTGCAACAAATGTAGGAAAGGCACAGAACATAGAAAAATATGAGCCCTACCACATCTACTCTTTGGTCTAAAGCTCGCAATAGAAACCTGCAGCAGTAGaataagacaaaacaacatgaacttCCTACAGGAAGagtgtttaaataaaattaGAGCACCCATTTAGTGAAAAGAAGCCCTTAAAGGAGAGTATATTGCACAAACTTTTTTCCTCAATGTGACTCAAAATCACATTAAATTTACAAAAATAATGAGCTACAATCCATCTTTCCATTAGCGATATGATTATCTTTATCTATCTTAGCTGGCACAGAGGCAGGATACACTGAACAGACTGCCAGGCACACAATCACAGAAAGAGAAATCCCGGACAGGCAGGAGAGAAGGCGTAAAGAGAAAGGAGGTTCAAACTCTCTAGATTATACTTAGATACTCAGGTTTCTCTACATCAAATTATTGGCTGATCACTGCACCTTGCAAAATGACCTGATTTTGAACAGATTCATTCTATCTGCACTCTTATGGCTGCATGTCTGATGGCTTTGTTTCCTTTACTGCTTGTGAGGCACTTGTTGAAGATCAGCACTTAGAATGGCCTTTGGAGAAGTCCTCCCAAACACGCAGCAGCTCTGATGGCTTGAATCCGTTGACAATGACCAAGCCGGCAAAGGTGCACCTGTCATACTCCAGGTTTTGAATTACAAACAGGTTCCTGAGGGACAGCAGACTGAAGGAGTACACCGGCTGCACGGCCAGCACGTGCAGACACAAGCCCACGTAGACGTCCTCCAGAGGGATCGCTCGGACAAACCTGGACGCCCAGGAGATCCTTCCTGCCAGGTCAGTGGAGAACACGTACCCAGCTCCGGACACGTAGGGAGGGAAGCTGTCCTCCGAGTACAGCTCCTCTGACAGGTACCATCTGCTGTTGGGGTCCCTCCTGGGCTTACCATCTCGGATCACTGACCCTGTGATGAAGCCCTGCCTGGGGGAGTCCTTCAGCCGTCTGATGAGGTAGAAGACATTTACAAAGATGTCTGCGTCCACCTTCATGGCGTAGGAGGCGGTGGGGCAGTGGGTCATCAgccacttcatcatcatcatggtcTTGATCGTCAGGTTGTGGTAACTATCCACAAAGTTCATCTGGATGATGTCCTTATAAtgcctgctctcctcctc
The genomic region above belongs to Parambassis ranga chromosome 9, fParRan2.1, whole genome shotgun sequence and contains:
- the b3galt8 gene encoding beta-1,3-galactosyltransferase 1, with protein sequence MRTTFSWRLVKLLCASAVLVLSARILVSTGIAALSKQTEPSPLPAEDYRLISPHTYQYLLNQPDVCRKKSPFLVFMVPVGPQEAAARQAVRKTWGSSGQDTLTLFYAGLPEGGQLTPQQEQLEEESRHYKDIIQMNFVDSYHNLTIKTMMMMKWLMTHCPTASYAMKVDADIFVNVFYLIRRLKDSPRQGFITGSVIRDGKPRRDPNSRWYLSEELYSEDSFPPYVSGAGYVFSTDLAGRISWASRFVRAIPLEDVYVGLCLHVLAVQPVYSFSLLSLRNLFVIQNLEYDRCTFAGLVIVNGFKPSELLRVWEDFSKGHSKC